From the Sardina pilchardus chromosome 11, fSarPil1.1, whole genome shotgun sequence genome, the window TCCGATAACGTTAATTTGTTCCAGTCTTGTGCTTTGAATATGGTATATTTTGTGGGTAGTCTACAGTTCGTCATACTTTGAATCCCACCGGCTTAAGCAGCTGATTGTATTTAATAAATGCACTTGCAGGAATATCCAGCTAACTAACAGTAGGCAGTCATGACCTAGCCAGCTTAGCATCTGTTAGCTGGGTTAATATTTGTCGCTGAGTTACACCTTCAGTGCAACGTTAACGTTATCGTCCGTCGGTGGCTACTGAACTAAATAGCTAGTCAGGAAAGGGTTTCATGTGGGAAATACTCATTGACAACTTAACGGTAAAGTTCACAGGAATGACTTTAACGCTACCGGTAGTCCCATTCGTTCTCGTCCACATCACTTGCCTTCTGTCCTTGCAGTGATCATTTACATGAGATGGCATTGCCATGGTGGTGGCAGTGCACAGGAGCTACATGTTATTAGTTATTTTCTCTAAACTAGAACAGAGTCATGCCCTTGCTATGACCAATGTTGGTCTCTCTGGGACTACGTCGTTCAAAGTCAGCGCCCTTCAAGAGCTGGGCTACGCCGCtgatattttgatattttgCCAAGTTCCGAGTACTAGTCCAACACCTACGGAGTCCTCGAGGGGTCATTGTAGGACATCGTTGTAGTTTGCATTCCTTATCATTGGTTTTGGTTTGGAGGTGACCACCACTGTCGTCTTTTTTTTGTATGCGCATTTGTGAGGAGAAAATGAATGGTTCTGGCTCTGgttatttggcagacgcctttgtccaaagcgacatacaaataaaaacactacaataattaatttaacagtgattttttttcttttaagttggtcagactacatttgggagaatagcaatataaacaatgAATTAAGGAGAACAGCAAATAAACAATAGTCATTCAATTAGTCATCTagtaacaataactatggcatggtaaggctacatgaagaagaatagcaatattatattatacaaaCATAACCTATAAGAAGTGCTtaatagactaagtgcatattgaacaGATATGCTTTAAGACCTCTCTTGAAAGACAATTGCAGGAACGGAGAGTAGTGGgaaactcattccaccaacatggaaccactgatgaaAAGAGTCCTAGCGTTTATAGCTGATCGACAAAacagacgctcatcagaagaCCGTAGTGGGCTGTTGGggatgtacatcttgatcagtGAATTAAAATAGCATGGAGCAGATCTGGtcactatagggagccagttgagagtaactaggagcggagttacatactgtacgtatgtgtctatatatataCGGCTCTGGGTGAGCCTAGAACTAGCTAACGTTTCAAAGTTTTAGTAGCAACCAAAGATCTCATGCAGCATTTCAGACAACTGATGGGTATAACATGTCTACCTCCTACAAGGAGAATTGCATTGGAAGGCCAGTCGAAGTGGGAGGTCCTGCGTTGGAGCAATCTTTGCTGAGATGCAGTAATCTGACATCACACAACAGTGACAGCATCTAAACATTAACAAAAAGAAAGCTGTGTTCAAAGTATTATGGGCTATACCTCATACGTCATTTTCCTGTCTCTGATTGACAAGCTAGGAAGCTGGACTGCTGACAGTCCAATTGCTTTTATTTGTGAGTGAATGCAAGAAGTATTGGGATGGAAAACAGGAATTCAAAGAAATTAATTCTTACttcaataataatgaaaaaaaatacattaccaCCAtggcccttttccaccgacagagaaccggctccgttcccgttcgcgaaccaacatttgaaccgttcgtcgtGTTTCCACCCaacaaaagccggttcggaagtcgaaccaaaaaatacttgttttttCTTGCGAACCGTTGTGGGCGTGTCATGTGCCATTCAGTGGGGAAAACGCTAAAAGCacgagttttccgtccatatcaactgttgccatgagtaaacaaaacgattcaactagcattgcactgcagacgttgactagcattttaaacagctagtttctgctgttttttatgggacaactggtcatatcattctcccgtttgtGCATCTTACtaacttttgcttttgcatgcaccacccattgttgacgacgcatccttggttcggttcagaactggtgtaaatgcgggctggttcactagatagcaccacggttcaaaaaattctgaacggcaccagttcaacaccaggttcgttttTGGTGGAAAAAGGCCTTTTGAGGGCTCCCTAAACAACTTTTCCACAGGTGCTGTGTAAGGTCAGTTCTGTGAATGGATATCTATTTTGTAAAAGTCAGTCCcatttcagaaagtaaaaggtCCTACCATGCAGGTTGTGTTCAGTGGTAAATATTACAGAATCGCTGCCAGGGTTGAGTCACTTTTAAACTACATTTTGCACATAATGAGTGCAAAGGTCACACAGACTCTCATCCAGTCTTGTTGATAGTCAGGTCATTCCTATTGTCAACTTAACTTTTCATTTGAGATCAAGCCCCCTTTTGGGTTTTTCCCTCCTCATAGTAGTTTACATTCAGCCTGATGTATTGCCTAAATGCCCCTTCATGTTAATTTGGTTTAGGCACTCCACAACGATTTGTTGAAAAGTCCTATCATTCGACAACTTTGCTAAAAACCCAGAACACTAGAGAAAAAAAGTAATGCATTTTCCATAGGAGTTATTCCTACCAACTGTAGGTGATGTATATTTTTTCTACTCTTTTGCAGCACCTCTTGCTTCGCGATGCTACTCACATGCCAAGGCGGAGACAGATGAGGAGTTTGATGCTCGCTGGGTGACTTATTTCAGCAAACCAGACATTGATGCCTGGGAACTCAAAAAAGGTATGAGCCGAGTAACATGTCTCATATGGTGTTCGAAAGCATATCCATGTTGGAATTTAATGTGGAAAGCCACAGTGAagtctttaaagcaacactaaagagttttgtGTACCTTAATataatgttcccaaaatcatttcagtggttcatcaactcataacagggtaaacggcacttctgcatttgcttcacggccctctatcagctataaccgcactatgtaagtttaccacaTTGTGTAGCGGTTCTGTAgtacgatggaatgagacataagaaactacaaatttgacttgcttcaatgtcgcaatacatcacactttcataaaatcatacaacatactctaccttgtctgtggacattggtatttgctggataaacaaatagcgttggtgtgacagaggaaaaagtgctttagtgttgctttaaaggccACTCTGTGCCATTCTTGGCAGATGTTTTGGGCAAAAATGATCAGGCGCCAAtgtaaatgaatggggagagagctgtaACTCATCACGTGAATACATGTATAAATGTGAAATAAACATGGGtaacctctccctctttctgcagGCATGAACACCCTGATTGGGTATGACCTGGTCCCAGAGCCAAAGATCCTAGATTCAGCGCTAAGAGCCTGCCGAAGGCTCAACGACCTGGCCAGCGCCATCCGCATCCTGGAGGCAGTCAAGGTCAGCACGGTCCACAAACCTGATCTCGCACAAGTCTAAACATTAAGATGTCCTGCGGCCTGCAAAATTGATGCTTTTAGTCTTAGTGTTGCATGAGCTACTGGGACCTTATTGCATTTCATGATGGTGTCAGACGAGATAAGGACATTTTAAAGaacaatataaataaatgtatatacTTAGGTGCTTACATACTTATCAGTCATTAAAATATAGTTATGGTATTTTGCAGATGGTTGATGGTTTTGTCGAAAGCGTCTTACAGTAAATTAACATTACATTCGTTTATGTTTCAATAACAATATCAAATCAACAATGaatcaaaacaaatatacaaaccatagGCTATAAATGATGCTATAATTATTATATACAAGCCAATTTGTATAGTATATATTAGTATGCAATGCATAGAAATCTGTAACgataaaatgtgaaataacAAAAGTACACAAAGGCTAACTGGACAGTGCCGAAGCTTATCAACACTACTACTTAATGTCTGCCGTCTGCCATTCCACCAAGTGTGGTGCGGCATGTTTCAGAAGTGGCGCTCC encodes:
- the LOC134095426 gene encoding cytochrome c oxidase subunit 5A, mitochondrial-like: MMFSAVVRLSASGIRSLARARPSYTAPLASRCYSHAKAETDEEFDARWVTYFSKPDIDAWELKKGMNTLIGYDLVPEPKILDSALRACRRLNDLASAIRILEAVKDKSGPHKEIYPYVIQELAPTLQELGISTPEELGIDKI